The sequence GTCACCCCTGGGACGTAGAGTTACCCCTGGGACGTTGTGAGTTACCCCTGGGAGGTTGTGAGTCACCCCTGGGACGTAGAGTTACCCCTGGGACGTAGAGTTACCCCTGGGAGGTTGTGAGTTACCCCTGGGACGTAGAGTTACCCCTGGGAGGTTGTGAGTTATCCTGGGATGTTGTGAGTTACACTTGGAGGTTGTGAGTTACCCCTGGGAGGTTGTGAGTTACCCCTGGGACTTAGTGAGTTACCCTAGGATGTTGCGAGTTACCCTGGGAGGTTGTGAGTTACCCTAGGATGTTGCGAGTTACCCTGGGACGTTTCAAGTTACCCTGGGATAGTGCGAGTTACCCTGGGACATAGTGAGTTGCCCAGGGACGTTTCGAGTTACCCCTGGGACGTAGAGTTACCCTGGGATGTTGTGAGTTACCCTGGGACGTTACGAGTTACCCTGGGACGTTACAAGTAACCCTGGGACATATCGAGTTACCCTGGGATGCAGTGAGTTACCCTGGGACATTGCGAGTTACCCTAGGACGTAGGTGGGCAGTGGGACCACTAAAGTTATGGCCTCGTACTGTTGGATGGTGCAGGGGGTGGTACACTGGTGCCTCATATGCAGGGGATTAACTGGTGCAGGGGGGTAAACTGGTGCAGGGGTagactgatgcagggggtagacTGGTGCCTTGGGTGCAGGGGGTAGACTAGACTGGTGCCTCGGGTGGAGGGGGTAGACTAGACTGGTGCCTTGGGTGCAGGGGGGTATACAGGACTGGTGCCTCGAGTGCAGGGGGTAGACTAGACTTGTGCCCCGGGTACAGGGGGGTAGACTAGACTGGTGCCTTGGGTGCAGGGGGTAGACGAGACTGGTGCCTCGGGTGCAGGGGCTACACTAGACTGGTGCCTCGGGTGCAGGGGGTAGACTGGTGCCTCAACCTCCTAGTTACGTAGTCATATTCCTCTGTCAGTAGAGGGTTAAGACAAAATTATATCACGATTCTTAATAACGAGAGCACTATCTAGGTAGCCTTGATCATGCACCCATTTTAGTTTTTTGACGACTGATACTACAGTCTGGGTGATGGCATCTGGCTATAACTCAGTTATACATGTTAAATTCTCCAGTTTTTTATAGTACTTGGTTATAACTTAGTTATACATGTTAAATTCTCCAGTTACTTGTTAGTATCTGGTTATAACTTAGTTATACATGTTAAATTCTCCAGTTACTTGTTAGTATCTGGTTATAACTTAGTTATACATATTAAATTCTCCAGTTACTTGTTAGTACCTGGCTATAACTGTTAGTTATACATGTTAAATTCTCCAAGAACATGGTTCAACTTCTTCATGTTGTCTGCAACAGACTGACACATGGATATCATGGTCATGCAATAAGGCCCGATAAGGCCCTCTGGTGTTAATGTACGATTCTATACACAAACCCCCTGAACGATACTTAAAATACTTCACTGTTAACTACGTGCTAGTTTCTTGTGATAATCCTCCACTACCGGGGCAGGTCACAGTGCCATCCATGGTGGCTGGATGATTAATGATGCTCTTTCAACATTGCAGCTTTCTTCGTGACGGTGCAAGTGTTCTACACCTTCTGCTTCACGCTCTCGCTGATTGGGGCAGCACTGACGGGGATACTGGTCCTTTGCCCTGGAGAGGAGTTCGAGAGAGCTATCCTCAAGCTCGCTTTCATTGATCTAATGGTCTCCTGTACGTGGTTCCCACTGGGTCTTGTGTGTTTGAACTCTTAAGAGTGGTTAATTCATTAACTTGTAAGCTTTACTGGTTAAACTTTGTGTTCGTAGTTATTCAGAAGAGTTATTCAGAAGGTCTTTGGATGTATAAATTAATTCATCACTTGGTACAGTCATTCAGACCATCTTAATTCTTCATAAAATATCTGCAGCATGTTCATGATTTGCAAGTCCTCCAGATTTATGAGTTCATCTGCTCATTCTTCTCTTCCATTCCATTCCTAAAAAAAGTACTTTCCTCTTTGTAGCTTCAGTGTGCTATACAGCACATACCTAAGCTGGCCAAAAAAGTTCTGTGATGTTAACTTGATGTGATTGGTGTTACAGGGCTGTTTGGGTTCATTGCTGTCATTATCTTCGGTGCGATGGGTGACAACAGAGACTGGATGCCTCACTGGGACCATAATCATCTCTCCTGGTCCTTTGGTCTAGGTGAGTCTTGCATAATTTTCCTTTCTGTATTACATATGTACTTCCATTGGTTTTCATATAACAAAAGGAAGAACTGCTAAGCTTGCTAAGCTTTATAGCATTGATGCAGCTAAGCATAATTACAAATTAAAAATGTAATCAATAAGTACCTTTTTCAGAAAGGGTAGCATTATTTTGCAAATGATAATGTTTTCCATGAAGGCTAATAGTTTTGTAATTTTTTCTATGAATATATTCTCTGTTAAGGTGAATACTTTGGTTTTCTTTCTagcggtggtgggcgtggtggcagAGTTTGTGGCGGCTGTGCTCTTCTGGGTTGAATACCGCATTCAGAAGCGCAAGGAATCCTATCGCCAGAGTCATGGAGTCTTTACTCTCGAGGGAACCAAAGCCTAAACTGAGTCTCCATAAAGTCTTTAACAAAGACTGATTGGTATCATACACCAGGGAAAGTTCGTGTTACTAGTAGTGGTTAGTGATGACATATGAGTACCTAGTGAACAGATGCAGAATACCTACAAATTTTGACAAATTTACACAAATACTCTGAATTCTGATGAACTTTTACCTGTGAAAATTTTAGAAAACATATTTACCTTGTTACATGTTTACTGGCTATCTCGTTCCCTCCTTCTGGGAAGGTAGTTGTCATATAGATATATTACTGCACTCATAAAAAAGTAGCAATGTAAACATACTGTCTTATATCATACTTGAAGGAACCAAAAGTCAGACGATCAGATTAAAGTAAATTTGTACATAATTCAAGATAGCAAGAGTATTCCAAGGTACTTCATTATGCCCCATGTCGGATTGTCATACTTAAGTGGTATGAGGGTAATACCACTTGCAAAGAATTCATGAAGCCCAATTCATCTGTGCAACTAATTTCCCTCCAGTGTTACAATCCAAATTTGCCTTTTATATCAAATTTTGTACTGGATAAAAGCCAAAACCTATTTTTCCTCTTGAATAGATATGTCAACAGAAAGGCTTGCCTTCAAACTGATAGCTTTACCTAAGATGGATTTCCCTTAGACTGTATATATTTTCAATGCCAAAGCAGTTTCAAACATATGCACAAATTTTAATAGCATCTATGCATGCACTGCGATGTTATTTATGAGATGAGAGCGTTTAATTGCTCAATATTTTTAATTTTACTGTTCAACAATCAATTAGGCATCCTGAATTTACTAAAAATCAACCAGTTTATATtcagttattttttctttaattttcccaaTTTACTAAGTGTCAAGTTAATGTATGAAATGATTTTTCTTCCGTAAAAGCTTACTACATAATTGTTTTATATTTAACTAACTGATTTTTTATTTACTGCTATAGCTTACATAACAGCAGTAAAACCTGAAGAACCAGTGAAGGATCTCCCAGTTATTCGTATTTCTTAATGTATTCGGTCAAGTATTATAAAAGCCAGATAAGTAACTTGACGATTTAGAATATAAGTATTTCCTGAGTAATCTTAAGAACTTGTTTTTCTACTTTATATTAAGTTAAGTGTTCACTATGTTCATATAATTGCCTGTCTGTCCAATACTgacttggtgtatatatatatatatatatatatatatatatatatatatatatataatatata is a genomic window of Panulirus ornatus isolate Po-2019 chromosome 72, ASM3632096v1, whole genome shotgun sequence containing:
- the sinu gene encoding uncharacterized protein sinu isoform X2, giving the protein MVVPPRERRTTAGWWAIGFHVLAFILITIAMFTTYWLQAESKAYGTAMDRIGLWTQCLRSFTVKKDVYRERFFVGCRWLFDPFTTGYEDVQEMLQTPFFVTVQVFYTFCFTLSLIGAALTGILVLCPGEEFERAILKLAFIDLMVSWLFGFIAVIIFGAMGDNRDWMPHWDHNHLSWSFGLAVVGVVAEFVAAVLFWVEYRIQKRKESYRQSHGVFTLEGTKA